The Flaviramulus sp. BrNp1-15 genome has a window encoding:
- a CDS encoding MerR family transcriptional regulator translates to MNNIKVNFSIKDLENLTGIKAHTIRIWEKRYNLLSPNRSDTNIRNYNLTSFQKLLNISYLNNNGIKISKIADLKEEEIPIKVREIASRAKVEDHAINALKMAMINFDQVLFYSTYNNLLENKTFSEIFYSVFLPLLNEIGLLWQTNTITPAHEHFLSVHIKQKILLNTERLQLLEPKPVSKTFVLFLPDNEIHDIGLLFINYQLRSKGYHTIFLGESVPMESLTDLLEFFEEITFVSYFTVYPEEENVTDYIKKFHELLLKKDNTKLMLLGKRLSTFDESNLPEKISIFNSIENLVEQL, encoded by the coding sequence ATGAACAATATTAAGGTTAACTTTAGCATAAAGGACTTAGAAAACCTCACAGGAATAAAAGCACACACCATAAGAATATGGGAAAAGCGCTATAATTTACTTAGCCCAAACAGATCGGATACTAATATTAGAAACTACAATTTAACCAGTTTCCAAAAACTCTTAAACATATCTTACTTAAACAATAATGGTATTAAGATTTCTAAAATTGCAGACCTAAAAGAAGAAGAAATACCCATAAAAGTTAGAGAAATAGCATCAAGAGCTAAAGTTGAAGACCATGCTATTAATGCTCTAAAAATGGCAATGATTAATTTTGATCAGGTTTTATTTTACAGTACTTACAATAACTTACTAGAGAATAAAACATTTAGTGAAATCTTTTATTCAGTATTTCTACCCTTATTAAATGAAATTGGTTTACTGTGGCAAACAAATACTATCACACCTGCGCACGAACATTTTTTATCAGTTCATATCAAGCAAAAGATATTATTAAATACAGAACGGTTACAACTTTTAGAACCTAAACCTGTTTCAAAAACTTTTGTGCTTTTTTTACCAGATAACGAAATTCATGATATAGGACTACTTTTTATAAACTACCAATTAAGAAGTAAAGGCTATCATACTATTTTTCTTGGTGAAAGTGTACCTATGGAAAGTTTAACTGATTTACTTGAATTTTTTGAAGAAATTACTTTTGTATCATACTTTACCGTATATCCAGAAGAAGAAAATGTAACTGACTACATTAAAAAATTCCATGAGCTTTTATTAAAAAAGGATAACACGAAACTCATGTTGTTAGGTAAAAGGCTATCAACATTTGATGAATCTAATCTACCCGAAAAAATCAGTATTTTCAATTCTATTGAAAATTTAGTTGAACAATTGTGA
- a CDS encoding NAD(P)/FAD-dependent oxidoreductase, translated as MKSTVNIIGSGFSSLAASCYLAKAGYEVTLFEKNKTIGGRARQLKKDGFTFDIGPTWYWMPDVFERFFSDFNKKPSDYYTLEKLNPAYSVYFGNNDFITIEDTLEKIKTAFENEELGSAKKLQKFIDKAKSNYDIAIKDLVYNPGVSPLELITPTTIKKINQFFSTIKKDVRKEFKNERLVKILEFPVLFLGAKPSDTPSFYSFMNYADFGLGTFHPKKGMYQVILAMESLAKELGVTIKTESPVEKIIVENGEAKGITSNGTDYKCDIVVSGADYHHTETLVDKKYRQYSENYWNKKTFAPSSLLFYVGFDKKLINVNHHTLFFDVDFDVHAEAIYDNPKWPENPLFYASFPSKTDTNAAPEGKEAGIFLIPLAPGLNDTPELRDKYFDKIIARFEALTSQSVKKDIIFKESFCLNDFIKDYNSYKGNAYGMANTLLQTAFLRPKLKSKYVENLFFTGQLTVPGPGVPPSLISGKLVADLVTKHHSILI; from the coding sequence ATGAAATCAACTGTAAACATAATTGGTTCTGGGTTTTCTTCTTTAGCTGCTTCTTGTTACTTGGCAAAGGCTGGCTACGAAGTAACTTTATTTGAAAAAAACAAAACTATTGGTGGTCGAGCTAGACAATTAAAAAAGGACGGATTCACCTTTGATATTGGTCCAACTTGGTACTGGATGCCCGATGTTTTTGAACGTTTTTTTTCAGATTTCAATAAAAAACCATCAGATTATTACACCTTAGAAAAACTAAATCCTGCCTACAGTGTTTATTTTGGTAATAATGATTTTATCACCATTGAAGATACTTTAGAAAAAATAAAAACTGCTTTTGAAAATGAGGAACTTGGGAGTGCTAAAAAGCTTCAAAAATTCATAGATAAAGCTAAAAGCAACTACGATATTGCCATAAAAGATTTGGTATATAATCCTGGAGTTTCACCTTTAGAATTAATAACTCCTACCACAATCAAGAAAATTAATCAATTTTTCAGTACTATAAAAAAAGATGTAAGAAAAGAGTTTAAAAATGAAAGACTAGTTAAAATCCTAGAGTTTCCAGTGCTTTTTTTAGGCGCTAAACCAAGCGATACACCTTCATTTTATAGTTTTATGAATTATGCCGATTTTGGACTCGGTACATTTCATCCAAAAAAAGGTATGTATCAAGTTATACTTGCTATGGAAAGTTTAGCCAAAGAACTAGGTGTAACCATCAAAACAGAATCTCCAGTAGAAAAAATTATAGTTGAAAATGGAGAAGCCAAAGGCATTACATCTAATGGAACAGATTATAAATGCGATATTGTAGTAAGTGGTGCAGATTATCATCATACCGAAACTCTAGTTGATAAAAAATACAGGCAATACTCAGAAAATTATTGGAATAAAAAAACATTCGCACCATCATCTCTTCTATTTTATGTTGGGTTTGATAAAAAATTAATTAACGTAAATCATCACACACTATTTTTTGATGTAGATTTTGATGTGCATGCAGAAGCTATTTACGATAATCCTAAATGGCCAGAAAACCCTTTATTCTATGCTAGTTTTCCAAGTAAAACTGACACAAACGCTGCTCCAGAGGGAAAAGAAGCAGGAATATTTCTAATCCCTTTAGCTCCAGGTTTAAATGATACTCCAGAGTTAAGAGACAAATATTTCGATAAAATTATTGCACGTTTTGAAGCATTGACTTCTCAAAGTGTAAAAAAAGATATTATATTTAAAGAAAGTTTTTGCTTAAATGATTTTATAAAAGATTATAATTCATACAAAGGTAACGCCTATGGTATGGCAAATACTTTGTTGCAAACTGCTTTCTTAAGACCAAAATTAAAAAGCAAATATGTAGAAAATTTATTTTTTACAGGGCAATTAACAGTTCCAGGTCCTGGTGTGCCACCATCACTTATATCTGGTAAATTAGTGGCAGATTTAGTAACTAAACATCATAGTATATTGATATGA
- a CDS encoding phytoene/squalene synthase family protein, which produces MKALFDNVSYNCSKIVTKKYSTSFSLATKMLYKSIRGDIYNIYGFVRFADEIVDSFHDYDKELLFNRFSEDLELALENKISLNPILNAFQHTYHKYGIEKDMVNAFMKSMRADLHKTTYLTEEEYEAYIYGSADVVGLMCLKVFLKGDKEKYNELKDTAMALGSAFQKVNFLRDLKADFEGLDRTYFPNTDLNNLDEQSKQDIIDDIESDFEKGLSGIKKLPIEAKFGVFMAYRYYRQLLKKLKKTPALQIKNSRIRVSNPKKIELLMRSYVKYQLNLM; this is translated from the coding sequence ATGAAAGCATTATTTGACAATGTATCTTACAATTGCAGTAAAATTGTAACAAAAAAATATAGCACTTCTTTTTCATTAGCTACTAAAATGCTATACAAATCAATTAGAGGTGATATTTACAATATCTATGGTTTTGTTCGTTTTGCAGACGAAATTGTAGATAGCTTTCATGATTATGACAAAGAATTACTCTTTAATAGATTTTCAGAAGATTTAGAACTTGCTTTAGAAAATAAAATCAGTTTAAACCCTATTCTAAACGCTTTTCAACACACATACCATAAATACGGTATTGAAAAAGATATGGTAAATGCCTTTATGAAGAGTATGCGTGCAGACCTTCACAAAACCACATATTTAACAGAAGAAGAATACGAAGCATATATTTATGGATCTGCAGATGTTGTTGGTCTTATGTGCTTAAAAGTGTTTTTAAAAGGTGATAAAGAAAAATATAACGAGCTTAAAGATACAGCAATGGCTTTAGGATCTGCTTTTCAAAAAGTAAACTTTTTAAGAGATTTAAAAGCTGATTTTGAAGGTTTAGATAGAACTTACTTCCCTAATACTGATTTGAATAATTTAGATGAGCAATCTAAACAAGATATTATTGATGATATTGAAAGTGATTTCGAAAAAGGTTTGAGCGGAATTAAAAAATTACCTATCGAAGCTAAGTTTGGAGTTTTTATGGCTTACAGATATTACAGACAATTATTAAAAAAATTAAAGAAAACTCCTGCGCTTCAAATTAAAAATTCAAGAATACGGGTTTCTAACCCTAAAAAAATTGAGCTTTTAATGCGTAGCTATGTAAAATATCAATTAAATTTAATGTAA
- a CDS encoding sterol desaturase family protein — MYTLLWILVFLATYCFMEFMAWFTHKYIMHGFLWSLHKDHHKKDHDSWFERNDAFFIFYAVVSIGFFLLWKYTSFWAGLPIGLGIFAYGLSYFIVHDIFIHQRFKLFRNANNWYAKGVRRAHKIHHKHLGKKDGECFGMLFVPFKYFKK, encoded by the coding sequence ATGTATACTTTACTTTGGATATTAGTTTTTTTAGCCACCTACTGTTTCATGGAATTTATGGCGTGGTTCACACATAAATACATAATGCATGGGTTTTTATGGAGTTTACACAAAGACCATCACAAAAAAGATCATGATAGCTGGTTTGAGCGCAATGATGCCTTTTTTATTTTCTATGCCGTTGTTAGTATTGGTTTTTTCTTGTTATGGAAATACACCAGTTTTTGGGCAGGTTTACCAATAGGTCTAGGTATTTTTGCTTACGGCTTATCATACTTTATTGTACACGATATCTTTATACACCAACGTTTTAAGTTATTTAGAAATGCAAATAATTGGTATGCTAAAGGTGTAAGACGTGCGCACAAAATACATCACAAACATTTAGGAAAAAAAGATGGTGAGTGTTTCGGTATGCTATTCGTCCCTTTTAAATACTTCAAAAAATAA
- a CDS encoding lycopene cyclase family protein yields the protein MNQIPHFDYIIIGNGLAGLQLALKMNSDPFFKNKKVALIDASEKNTNDKTWSFWETGISQWNAILSKSWNKASIYTSKKNIDLNLSPYNYKTIKALDFYNYSKNKLKQNKQINFILDKVINVSEAEYVTVKTEGNTYYATHVFDSRISEEFLENSQDYTSLIQHFKGYIIKTENEVFDETKLTMMDYRLKDGEQTTFTYVLPFSKTEALVEFTYFTENLVDEKTYDKYIKTYIKEFLKIDKYIIRETETGQIPMTNFPFEKFNTKHITKIGTGGGWVKGSTGYSFKNTEKKVAKIIENIKTQKTPSDNLFRKKYKFYDTVFLKVLKDENQKGEWIFQQFYNKNSVQAMFKFLDEESTFFEELKIMKSLFSWSFIKAFFKTL from the coding sequence ATGAATCAAATCCCCCATTTCGATTATATTATTATAGGAAATGGTTTAGCTGGTTTACAACTAGCTTTAAAGATGAATTCAGACCCTTTTTTTAAGAATAAAAAAGTGGCACTTATTGATGCTTCAGAGAAAAACACAAATGATAAAACTTGGAGCTTCTGGGAAACAGGAATTTCTCAATGGAATGCTATCTTATCAAAATCTTGGAACAAAGCTTCAATATATACCTCAAAAAAAAATATTGATTTAAACCTTTCTCCTTACAATTACAAAACCATAAAAGCTCTAGACTTTTATAACTATTCTAAAAATAAACTAAAGCAAAATAAACAGATTAATTTTATTTTAGATAAGGTTATTAATGTGAGTGAAGCAGAATATGTTACTGTTAAAACAGAAGGCAATACATATTATGCGACTCACGTATTTGATAGTAGAATTTCTGAAGAATTTTTAGAAAACTCACAAGATTATACATCTTTGATTCAGCATTTTAAAGGTTATATTATTAAAACTGAAAATGAAGTTTTTGATGAAACCAAACTTACCATGATGGATTATCGATTAAAAGATGGTGAGCAAACTACATTTACATATGTTTTACCCTTTTCTAAAACTGAAGCTCTAGTAGAATTTACATATTTCACAGAAAATCTTGTAGATGAAAAAACATACGACAAATACATTAAAACCTACATTAAAGAGTTTCTTAAAATTGATAAATACATTATAAGAGAAACTGAAACAGGTCAAATACCTATGACAAACTTTCCTTTTGAAAAGTTCAACACAAAACATATAACCAAAATAGGTACTGGCGGCGGTTGGGTGAAAGGATCTACAGGTTACTCTTTTAAAAATACTGAGAAAAAAGTCGCGAAAATTATTGAAAACATTAAGACACAGAAAACACCATCAGATAATTTATTTAGAAAAAAATACAAGTTTTATGATACTGTCTTTCTTAAAGTATTAAAAGATGAAAACCAGAAAGGTGAATGGATATTTCAGCAGTTTTACAATAAGAATTCTGTACAAGCTATGTTTAAATTTCTTGATGAGGAGTCGACTTTTTTTGAAGAATTAAAAATAATGAAGTCCTTATTTTCTTGGAGTTTTATTAAAGCCTTTTTTAAAACGCTTTAA
- a CDS encoding TlpA disulfide reductase family protein: MKITKSQIKNIIFLVVIALLIIPQTRQPIQVLLHKGLAVFSPSTVNESKQITITNYNWKLKDENSHILNFEEVRGKVVLVNFWATWCPPCIAEMPSMQKLYDDYSNKIEFVFVSNEDYSKTNQFLNKNNYTFKTFTPITNYPDTFDVSSIPRTFLIDKSGRIVIDKTGAANWNSETVRNTIDELLK, translated from the coding sequence ATGAAAATTACAAAATCTCAAATAAAAAATATAATTTTTTTAGTGGTTATAGCGCTATTAATAATTCCGCAAACAAGACAACCTATACAAGTTTTATTACACAAAGGTTTAGCGGTTTTTAGTCCTTCTACTGTAAACGAATCCAAACAAATTACTATAACAAATTATAACTGGAAATTGAAAGACGAAAATAGCCATATATTAAATTTTGAAGAGGTTAGAGGAAAAGTGGTTCTAGTAAATTTTTGGGCAACTTGGTGCCCGCCTTGTATTGCAGAAATGCCTAGTATGCAAAAACTTTATGATGATTATAGTAATAAAATTGAGTTTGTATTTGTATCAAATGAAGATTATTCAAAAACCAATCAGTTTTTAAATAAAAATAACTATACTTTTAAAACATTCACACCAATTACTAATTATCCAGATACTTTTGATGTAAGCAGTATTCCAAGAACTTTTTTAATAGATAAATCTGGTCGTATCGTAATAGACAAAACCGGTGCAGCAAATTGGAATAGTGAAACTGTTAGAAATACTATTGATGAATTGTTAAAATAG
- a CDS encoding anti-sigma factor, with protein sequence MIKKMFLAVFAIGIFATACSNDDDNTPTTASLTLNLDGLEALGDDYVYEGWIIVDGAPVSTGVFTSVTFPQSFTVDATQLANATTFVLSIEPAIDTDPDPADTKILAGDFSGNSASVDSNGIVANFGNAAGTYILATPTDADDTNEASGVWFLDNSSGSPMVGLTLPTLSAGWKYEGWAVIDGMPVSTGTFTSVSGFDDNASTSPYKGDAGNGPAFPGEDYLQNAPSGLAFPTDLKGTTIVISVEPSPDDSVAPFTLKPLAHVVPTDAMNHTAIAMGTGPVTMLSGTVTR encoded by the coding sequence ATGATTAAAAAAATGTTTTTGGCAGTATTTGCAATTGGAATTTTTGCTACTGCTTGTAGTAATGATGATGACAATACACCAACTACGGCAAGCTTAACTCTAAATTTAGATGGCTTAGAAGCTTTAGGAGATGATTATGTTTACGAAGGTTGGATTATTGTAGATGGTGCACCAGTTTCAACAGGAGTGTTTACTTCGGTTACATTTCCACAATCTTTTACTGTAGATGCAACACAATTAGCAAATGCTACTACTTTTGTGCTTTCTATAGAGCCAGCAATAGATACAGATCCAGATCCTGCAGATACTAAAATTTTAGCGGGTGATTTTTCAGGGAATTCTGCAAGTGTAGATTCTAACGGAATAGTTGCCAATTTTGGTAACGCAGCTGGAACTTATATTTTGGCAACACCAACAGATGCTGATGATACTAACGAAGCAAGTGGTGTTTGGTTTTTAGACAATTCTAGTGGTAGTCCAATGGTAGGCTTAACATTACCAACATTATCAGCGGGTTGGAAGTACGAAGGTTGGGCAGTAATAGACGGAATGCCAGTTAGTACTGGTACATTTACATCGGTTTCAGGTTTTGATGATAATGCTTCAACTTCACCTTATAAAGGAGATGCAGGAAATGGACCAGCTTTTCCAGGTGAAGATTACTTGCAAAATGCACCTTCAGGATTAGCATTTCCTACAGATTTAAAAGGAACAACTATAGTAATATCAGTAGAACCAAGTCCTGATGATAGTGTAGCTCCATTCACATTAAAACCATTAGCGCATGTTGTTCCTACTGATGCTATGAACCATACTGCAATAGCAATGGGAACTGGTCCGGTAACCATGTTATCAGGTACAGTTACACGATAA
- a CDS encoding Crp/Fnr family transcriptional regulator — protein sequence MNPLWFFEDVNLFKILCPHKFKEYKKGHDFDAYKKQDYIYFEEDSSNKVFLIEKGKVKIGYYNEDGTEVVKAILSRGQLFGEKAILGEYKREEFAQSIDNTTTICPISVDTMHDLMRKNETFSFRVYKFIGFKLQKLERRLQLLMFKDTKTRLMEFLDELCTEYGYDCNKTGDKVIHHPYTQKDIASLIGTSRPTLNILLNELKQDNVIEFNRKEIRIHKNSA from the coding sequence ATGAATCCACTTTGGTTTTTTGAAGATGTAAATCTTTTTAAAATTTTATGTCCACATAAATTTAAAGAATACAAAAAAGGTCATGATTTTGATGCCTACAAAAAGCAAGATTATATTTATTTTGAAGAAGATTCTTCTAATAAAGTATTTCTTATAGAAAAAGGTAAAGTAAAAATAGGTTACTATAACGAAGATGGAACCGAAGTTGTAAAAGCTATTTTATCTCGCGGTCAATTATTTGGTGAAAAAGCAATTCTTGGGGAATACAAACGAGAGGAATTTGCGCAATCTATAGATAATACCACAACCATTTGCCCGATAAGTGTAGATACCATGCATGATTTAATGCGAAAAAATGAAACATTTAGTTTTAGAGTCTACAAGTTTATTGGTTTCAAACTTCAGAAATTAGAAAGAAGACTTCAACTTTTAATGTTTAAAGACACCAAAACACGACTTATGGAGTTTCTGGACGAATTATGTACAGAGTATGGTTACGATTGTAATAAAACCGGAGATAAAGTAATACATCATCCTTATACACAAAAAGATATTGCCAGTTTAATAGGTACATCTAGACCCACTTTAAACATTCTTTTAAATGAATTAAAGCAAGATAATGTGATAGAATTCAACAGAAAAGAAATAAGAATCCATAAAAATTCTGCATAG
- a CDS encoding DUF5606 domain-containing protein, which produces MSLDKVLSISGKPGLYKLITQTRGGFVAESLTDKKRISVSIQNNVSVLSEIAIYTLTEEVPLKQVFKNIKDKENGKESSVSPKDSKDKLEEYFFDVLPDYDEDRVYASDIKKVIQWYNLLHKYDMLDELDSEEKENASDEEE; this is translated from the coding sequence ATGAGTTTAGATAAAGTTTTATCAATATCCGGAAAACCTGGATTATATAAATTAATTACACAAACCCGTGGCGGTTTTGTAGCAGAATCTTTAACAGATAAAAAGCGTATATCTGTAAGTATACAAAACAACGTTAGTGTATTAAGTGAGATTGCTATTTATACACTAACAGAGGAAGTGCCTTTAAAACAAGTTTTTAAAAATATTAAAGATAAAGAAAACGGTAAAGAATCTTCTGTAAGTCCAAAGGATAGCAAAGATAAGCTAGAAGAATATTTCTTTGATGTTTTGCCAGATTATGATGAAGATAGAGTGTATGCTAGCGATATTAAAAAAGTAATTCAATGGTATAATCTATTACATAAGTATGATATGTTAGATGAATTGGATTCAGAAGAAAAGGAAAATGCATCAGACGAAGAAGAATAA
- the def gene encoding peptide deformylase — protein MILPIVAYGDPVLKKHATEITKDYPKFDELLENMFETMYNAYGVGLAAPQIGLPIRLFLVDTTPFSEDDGLTEEEQNELKDFKRVFINAKITKEEGDEWAFNEGCLSIPDVREDVFRKPKVTIEYLDENFKPHTETFDGLIARVIQHEYDHIEGVLFTDKLSTLKKRLIKGRLANISKGKINVDYRMRFPNQKKKR, from the coding sequence ATGATATTACCAATTGTAGCATATGGCGACCCTGTTTTAAAAAAACATGCAACAGAGATAACTAAAGATTATCCAAAATTTGATGAACTTTTAGAAAACATGTTTGAAACAATGTACAATGCCTATGGAGTTGGTTTAGCAGCACCGCAAATAGGTTTGCCTATTAGATTGTTTTTAGTAGATACAACACCTTTTTCTGAAGACGATGGGTTAACAGAAGAAGAACAAAACGAGTTAAAAGATTTTAAACGCGTTTTCATTAATGCTAAAATCACTAAGGAAGAAGGTGATGAATGGGCATTTAACGAAGGCTGTTTAAGTATACCAGATGTTAGAGAAGATGTGTTTAGAAAACCAAAGGTTACTATTGAGTATCTTGATGAAAATTTTAAACCACATACAGAAACATTTGATGGTTTGATAGCTCGTGTTATTCAGCATGAATACGATCATATAGAAGGTGTTTTATTTACAGATAAGTTATCTACATTAAAAAAACGTTTAATAAAAGGAAGACTTGCAAACATATCAAAAGGAAAAATCAATGTAGATTATAGAATGCGTTTTCCAAATCAAAAAAAGAAACGATAA
- the ruvX gene encoding Holliday junction resolvase RuvX, producing the protein MGRVLAIDFGTKRTGIAVTDELQIIASGLTTVNTKELVQFLKNYINKETVELFLVGEPKQMDNTASESEVHITKFLSKLEKEIPEIPIKRVDERFTSKMAFQTMIDSGLKKKQRKNKALIDEISATLILQSYLYSKK; encoded by the coding sequence ATGGGAAGAGTATTAGCAATAGATTTTGGTACAAAAAGAACAGGTATTGCGGTAACAGATGAATTGCAAATTATTGCTTCTGGACTTACAACAGTAAATACAAAAGAATTGGTACAGTTTTTGAAAAACTATATCAATAAAGAAACTGTTGAATTGTTTTTAGTTGGAGAGCCAAAACAAATGGATAATACAGCTTCTGAAAGTGAAGTTCATATAACTAAATTTTTAAGTAAATTAGAAAAAGAAATTCCAGAAATTCCAATTAAAAGAGTAGATGAACGTTTTACATCTAAAATGGCATTTCAAACCATGATTGATAGTGGCTTGAAAAAGAAACAACGCAAAAATAAAGCATTAATTGATGAAATTAGCGCAACTCTTATCTTACAGAGTTATTTATATTCTAAAAAGTAG
- a CDS encoding 2,3,4,5-tetrahydropyridine-2,6-dicarboxylate N-succinyltransferase, translating to MSELQQTIENAWENRALLKEEKTTKAIRSVIDLLDKGELRVAEPIADGWQVNEWVKKAVVLYFPIQKMETIECGPLEFHDKIPLKTGYAEKGIRVVPHAVARHGAYISAGTILMPSYVNIGAYVDEGTMVDTWATVGSCAQIGKNVHLSGGVGIGGVLEPLQAAPVIIEDDAFIGSRCIVVEGVRVEKEAVLGAGVTLTMSTKIIDVTGEKPVEYKGRVPARSVVIPGSYVKEFPSGNYNVPCALIIGKRKESTNKKTSLNDALREHSVAV from the coding sequence ATGAGTGAATTACAACAAACTATAGAAAATGCCTGGGAAAACAGAGCACTTTTAAAAGAAGAAAAAACAACTAAAGCGATACGTAGCGTAATAGATTTATTAGATAAAGGCGAATTACGCGTTGCAGAACCTATTGCAGATGGTTGGCAAGTTAACGAATGGGTAAAAAAAGCAGTTGTGTTATATTTCCCTATTCAAAAAATGGAAACTATTGAATGTGGGCCTCTAGAATTCCATGATAAAATTCCTTTAAAAACTGGTTATGCCGAAAAAGGCATTCGTGTTGTACCTCATGCTGTTGCAAGACATGGTGCTTATATTTCTGCTGGCACAATTTTAATGCCTAGTTATGTAAATATAGGAGCGTATGTAGACGAAGGGACTATGGTTGATACTTGGGCTACAGTTGGTAGTTGTGCTCAAATTGGTAAAAATGTGCATTTATCTGGTGGTGTTGGTATTGGAGGTGTATTAGAACCTTTACAAGCTGCACCAGTAATTATTGAAGATGATGCATTTATTGGGTCACGTTGTATAGTTGTTGAAGGTGTACGCGTAGAAAAAGAAGCTGTTTTAGGTGCTGGTGTTACTTTAACAATGAGTACTAAAATAATTGATGTTACTGGCGAAAAACCTGTTGAATATAAAGGTCGAGTACCTGCACGTTCTGTTGTTATACCTGGAAGTTACGTAAAAGAATTTCCTTCTGGAAACTATAATGTACCATGCGCTTTAATTATAGGAAAACGTAAAGAAAGTACCAATAAAAAAACATCGCTTAACGATGCACTTCGTGAGCATAGTGTAGCTGTATAA
- a CDS encoding glycosyltransferase family 2 protein: MKNKPAHNEFIDISVIIVNYKSWKHLQNCLKSLEKIIQDEFTFEVIVVDNQSNDDKLNEFIEKFPNYIFTINKGNYGFSSGCNLGANKAKGEYLLFLNPDTIVTKEALLTILQISKENLDYGIVSCTKVNLEGKTEKEIRFFPKLSTLLGTFRAFHKLINKKSISKKYHSSKEIVFPDWVSGSIIFTSKKWFKKINGWCEDYWLYLEDVDFCKRITESGGKIALIRATQIIHNHGGASRINVKTSALTKAEVIISKHTYIHNHFRNFSKYLAQFLLFIFTFLTKLLLAIVGTVFFFVPKLYVNVLIFKNLIKYYLNALIKQTWVSKRAPNYVK, encoded by the coding sequence TTGAAGAATAAGCCAGCTCATAATGAATTTATAGATATTTCTGTAATTATAGTAAATTATAAAAGTTGGAAGCATCTTCAAAATTGCTTAAAAAGTTTAGAAAAAATTATTCAAGATGAATTTACATTTGAAGTTATTGTTGTTGATAACCAATCAAATGATGACAAATTGAATGAATTTATTGAAAAGTTTCCAAATTATATATTTACAATTAATAAAGGAAACTATGGTTTTTCTAGTGGATGTAACTTGGGTGCAAACAAAGCTAAAGGCGAGTATTTGTTATTCTTAAACCCGGACACTATAGTTACCAAAGAAGCGCTTTTAACAATACTACAGATTTCTAAAGAAAATTTAGATTACGGCATTGTCTCTTGTACCAAAGTAAACTTAGAAGGAAAAACCGAAAAAGAAATTCGGTTTTTCCCTAAACTATCTACATTACTTGGCACTTTTAGAGCATTTCATAAATTAATAAATAAAAAAAGTATTTCTAAAAAATATCACTCTTCTAAAGAAATAGTTTTTCCAGATTGGGTTTCAGGTTCCATAATTTTTACGAGTAAAAAATGGTTTAAAAAAATTAATGGATGGTGCGAAGATTATTGGTTATATCTTGAAGATGTAGATTTTTGTAAAAGGATAACAGAATCTGGTGGTAAAATAGCGTTAATAAGAGCCACACAAATTATTCATAACCATGGGGGTGCGTCACGCATAAATGTAAAAACCTCAGCATTAACCAAAGCTGAAGTAATTATTTCTAAACATACATATATACATAATCATTTTAGAAATTTTTCAAAATATCTTGCTCAATTCCTTCTATTTATTTTTACTTTTTTAACTAAGCTTTTACTAGCAATTGTTGGAACTGTTTTCTTTTTTGTGCCAAAACTTTATGTAAATGTATTGATATTCAAAAATCTAATTAAATATTACTTAAATGCTTTAATTAAACAAACTTGGGTTAGTAAAAGAGCTCCAAATTATGTCAAATAA